The genomic DNA AGGGTGGGTAGACTTTTACTCCGAATGCGCCCTGCTTGTGGTAGGCGTCCTTGACGATCTGGAGTGCGTGTCCCTTGGCAGCTCCTTCACCCCACTGGTCGCGAAAGGGACTGTAGGCGGCGAAGTAGAGCATGTTGCCATTCGCCTTTTGTTGCTGGCGATTGACGCGGGGGATCTGCTGGCGCTCGAATTTGAGGAGGTCCTTGCCGTCCTCGGGCTGATTGTAGGTCGGCGCCATGTCCATCATATGGCTGACGATGAGGTCGACCTGGCGCTTTCTCTGGATCGTGTGGTCGAGGCGGAAGAGTCCTTCCATGGCGGCCTCGTCACTGGTGAGGGTGTCGATGAAGTGCTTGATCTCGTCCTTTCCTTCGCGGTTCTGCGTGGCAGTCGCGGAACCATCCCCGAACATCTTCACGACTTGGGTGAGGCGTGCTTTCTCGGGGGCGGAGAGGTTGTCGAAGGTGGATTCTCCGGTCTTGAGCTTGATGTAGCCTTGGACGGCGGGTTCGCTGGCGACTTTTTCAGGGGTGATCGAGCGTGGCTTGCGATTGCCCTGGAGAGCCATTGCGTCGCGGTTCACCGATCGGGCGAGGTCCTCCATGAGCCTGGAGTTTGGCTGGCGATCGGATGGGGAGAGGTGGCGCTTGTCGGAGGGATCGGGAGACTTGGGGGTGGTCCAGACGATGAGGTTGGCGATGGCGATGACCAGCTCGTCCGAAGCGAGGGAGAGGAGGGGATGGATGTCCCGCTTGCCAAGGGCGATGCCTTTGACGGGGAGGAAGCGGGCATTGAAGGTGTGGGTGTGGACGTCGATGACCGGGGTCTTTTCGATGAGGGTCACGGAGTCCTTGTCGGTGGGGAGTGCCACCGGTGGTGGTGGTTCCTTTTGAGTGCAGGCGGGCAGGAGGCTGAAGGCGGTGCCGATGAGGAGGGCGCGGGTGATGATGGGCCGGTGGGGGGATCTCATGTCCGTGGGGGAAAAAGAAAAGGCTCTCCCCGCCGCCGATGCGCTGGCAGGCGAGGAGAGCCCTGGTGCACAACTCAGAATCGCATCCGCAGACCGACTTGGAAGAGGTCTTCGTTTTTGAAGTCAGGAGCGCGCTCGCCGAACTTGTACTTGGCGAAGAGGGTGGCGGCGCCGATGTCGGCCTTGGGGAGCGGGGTTTCGTTTGGCACTTCCTGTCCGGCGATCTTGCCGGTGAAATTGCCGAGGCCCACTTCGGCGAAGATGGAGTGGCCGATGTGGGTGCCGCCGAGATCGGAGACGGCTGAGACGCCCTCCGCCAGGTAGCCGGCGCGGAAAGCCCAGTCGGAATTGCCGACGATGAGGCCGAGCTTCCACTCCAGGGTCGTCTTGTCCAAGTCCTCACGACCGCCGCTGAGGGTATCCCAGATGTCTGAGCCGCCGGCGAGTTTGACGTCGGCGGGGATGTAGGTGTACCAGGGTGATTCGTCGGGGGCCAGATCGGCCTTGCCGTCCGGGGATTCGCTTCGGTCTCCCACCAGCGCCGCCTTGTTCGGGGTGGCTTTCTCTTTGACCGTTGGATTCTTGTTCAGCGAAAAGTACTTGTCCTTGTCGAAGCGCATCAGGGTATTGATGCCGATGGAACGAGCGATCCAGCTCCGGTCATTCAGGAGGTAGAAGCGTGGCTGCCAATCGACGATCCAGCGGAGGTCATCGGTGCCGGTGAGGTCATCGTGATCCCAGGCGGCGCCGACCTGGAGGAACTGCGGCGAGGTGATCTGGAACCAGTCTTTGATGGCGAACATATGGGCATCCAGGTCAGGGTTGGCCTGGAAGTTCGCGAGAAGGTAGACGCTGGTTTGATCGACCTCCTTCTTGGCGACTTCGTCGGTATTGAACTCGACACCGGTCTTGATGGAAAAGCGGTAGTGGTCGTTATTCCACGGAGCCTTGATGCCTTCGTTATTGTAGAGTGCTCCCCAATAAATGTCGCTGATGATTGCGCCCTTCAGCACCATGGAGTCGTTGCCATTGGAGTTGGAGTAGTCGAATGCCAGACCTTCCTGGGAGTAGTTGTACCGGCTGAAGGAGTCGCGGATGCCGAACAAGATCGCGCTGCCTTCCTCGATGGGTTTGTCATTCGAGTCCTTCGCGATCGCCTTGACCTTCTTCCCGGTGGGTTTGCCATTCTTATCCAGCTCGTCTTTTTCCTCTGCGCGGTACATCCGGAGGCTGGAGGTGAGGCGATGTTTCTCGTATTCCTCGGGTTTGAGGAATTTGAGACCTTTCTCCTTGTCCCAAACGGGAACGCCAACGGTCTTTTTCTTTGTCTCGATGGCGGCCGCGATCTTGGTCTCGTCGTTGTCGATGGGCTTTCCCTTCTCCCTTGCTTCGGCGATGACGAGCTCCCTGAGTGCCTGCTTGACCTGTTCGGTTTCGATCAGTGGCACCTCGACCCGTTCCATCAGCAGGGTGTTCGGTGATTTCAGCAGGGTGAAGCCGAGGGTGGCGGAGTAGGGATGGTCTTCGCCGAAGATTCCTTTGATGCTGAACGGGATTTCAGTGGCGGCTTTCGGGGTTTCCTTCTTCTCCTGGGCGTGGAGCACCAAGGGAGAGGCGGCGAGGGCTGCGATGGCTAGTTTCTTATTCATGGGAGGTGCATGCTCTATTCGTCTTTGTCTATCGAGCGGGAGGATAGGATGGGAAAAGGTGATGGATTCTTGGCGCAGTTCATCCCTGGATGCTGAATGAGCACCATTACTCGGAAGCCGTCTGGCTCGGCGGTGAGGCTTATGTAGGCCGTGCGATCGCTGTACCTAGAATCGCAGTTTAAGAGAGTATCATCTTAGCTTCTTTTCGAGATCTCTCAGGAAGCTATCCACGTCCTTGATCTCATGTTTCCAGCTGTCGAAATCCTTGGCCGTGAGTTCCGTGAAAGGAACTTCATCGAACGGATGAAATGCTTGGATCGTCTCCTTCACGGACTCCTCGCGGCCTGACTGGTCTGGGATATTTGCCGCCTTCCCCCCTGCATCCAAAAAACGATTCAGCTCTTTCGCATTTCCACCATGGATGGCGAGCGCGGCATGAAGATTCGTGACGTATTTCCGATAGGTGTCGAAATGCGCGCTGATGTGGTCCGGCTTCACCGAGTTGTCGAAGCCATGGCCCACCAATTGTCCGTAGGCTACCTCCCGGCCGTCCGGACCCGGCTTCACGTGGGCGTAGCTGTCCCCCATGGCGTGGATCAGGAAGCCGGTTTTCCAGTCGTTCCCTGGCGTCGTTTTCGAACTGGCTGCTACCAGCTGCCGGAGGTCCTCCCTACGACGGAGGACGGCGTCTGCATCCCCTCCGTGCAGGGAATGGAGCACTGCTACGATCCGGTGGCGATATCCCCAGAGACCCGGTGCGCTGCCCCATACCGCGACGGCCGGGGCAGAGTAGCAAAACGCCAGATCATCCGGTGCCTGGCTGAAATAGGATAGCCGTCTGGCGGGATCGGACTCCCATCCGGCGATCCTGGCCACGATGTAGGTCGTGGTTTCATGGCCATATTGTTCATAATACAACCCGGCAGAGCTCGGGCTTCCGGAGGCATGGCTGGAAGATGCCTTGTTAGGGGTGCCACTGGTTTGCCAGTGACCATGCCATGCATTCGGCTGGGCACATGAGGTAAACAAAAGTGAAAATAGGATTCCAGGAGCGACTACGCTCAGAAGTCTACGGCAAGGGGAGGGCGCCGACATGCTTTTGGGGGAGACTAAGGGGTTATTGGGATGATGTTCGATTCTGAAATGGTGTTCGCACTGTGGGGCTCTGCCAAAGGAGATGAAAATTAGATTCGGAATCTGGCCAGTAGGGAGGGGAGTCCGTTGAATGGCACGAAGTGAAAGTTAGAATAAGGCCGTATCTGCCGCAAGGAGAAAACTGGTGTGCAGTGAAAGCGGTAGGGGCTTTTTTGATAATGTTTGGATTAGTGAAGGATAGAATGGGAGTTCTGGTCTTGATGCCGAAGGAATCGTGAGTGCGGGCTTCGCCGAAGGCCTGAGAGGATATCGAGAGCGGCCAAGCCGAGAAGACTTGGGCGCGGGCTATTGGTTTCGTTCAGCGTGAGTGGGGGACTCGGGAGAATGCTTTTGTGACTCGGGCACCGATGGTTTGGCGGGTGCTTCCGTTGCTTCAGCAAACTGAGGATGGCTTAACCTAGCTGGCCGTCATCTTTCCTGCTCTATCTGCCACGCTAGGGTGGTGCGGATGTAGGACGACATGGGATGGCCGGGCGGGTCAATTGAGGTCGATGGCGCCGACGGCGAGAGCGGGGGTGGAGTCAAGGCGCGCGTGTTCGTAGCCGGGGATGTGGAGGCGCTTGATCATTTCGATGACTTCCGCCTGAGGGAGTTCTCCCTGTGCGAGCATGCGCAGGAGTTCCATCAAGCCATCCGGCCCGAGGAGTGACTTCAAGGGGAGATCGAGAAGGACCGAATCGTCGGGGCGGTGCTTGGCCTGTTGGGGATACTGGCATTTGCTCGCGGG from Luteolibacter sp. Y139 includes the following:
- a CDS encoding amidohydrolase family protein, producing the protein MRSPHRPIITRALLIGTAFSLLPACTQKEPPPPVALPTDKDSVTLIEKTPVIDVHTHTFNARFLPVKGIALGKRDIHPLLSLASDELVIAIANLIVWTTPKSPDPSDKRHLSPSDRQPNSRLMEDLARSVNRDAMALQGNRKPRSITPEKVASEPAVQGYIKLKTGESTFDNLSAPEKARLTQVVKMFGDGSATATQNREGKDEIKHFIDTLTSDEAAMEGLFRLDHTIQRKRQVDLIVSHMMDMAPTYNQPEDGKDLLKFERQQIPRVNRQQQKANGNMLYFAAYSPFRDQWGEGAAKGHALQIVKDAYHKQGAFGVKVYPPSGYAPSGNVIPHCPFSFASQPCEQWKARYKPNGVKLDPTVLDDRLLELFRWCVAEDVPVFTHCGTGEFQARKGYAKLAHPQHWKRLLTRHPELSNLRLCFGHAGAGGFWFDSSEDADWGRTVYELCCQYPNVYCEFGCFDAIADPVARANFTRQLASLIKKSHDDQTPFQFSKKIMYGSDWFMPMPAAADRVNYLNSFRVAILKAGGPQPAELYRRFFFKNALDYLNAPKRIQKGGLPPALKLHLNSLLDM